In Rosa rugosa chromosome 4, drRosRugo1.1, whole genome shotgun sequence, the genomic stretch TTTGCCAGACAAAAAGTTGTTGGTGTTCATCCTTGATAGGCTTCAAAAGTAAGTCCTCAGCTGCAAAGTTTGCATCCTTTTCCCCCATTTACTATTTTGAAATGGGTCTTCACTGGTTTGCTTCCAAACTTTTTCTGTGCAGAAAGGACACTCGTGGAGTGTTTTCGGAGCCTGTGGATCCAGAAGAGGTGCATGTTCTGTTGTTGAAAGTGCTTGATATGACATTGATGATAATGTTTTGCTTGTCTTTTTGAGTACCCGTTTGCTGATTTGATGTTAACATGTTGGTTCAGCTGCCTGATTATCATGAAATCATTGAAAACCCGATGGATTTTGGAACTGTCAGGGAGAAACTGGATCGGGGAGCCTATGCCAACTTGGAACAGTTTGAGGTTTGTATTACAATCTCTTCTCTTGCTTACTGTTGGACAGTTACGTGTTTATGGAATGAGTGCTGCTGAGATGTGGGTTTTGAATGATTGATAACTACAACATTGAGTGATAGCTGGGGAGAGTGCTTTTTATAGTAATGCAAGGTAACTTAATATGTCTGGGTAAATAGGAAACAAGTGGCTTTTTGATTCAAGATTGAGTATGCAAATAATGAAAGGACTAGGAGTAGGAACTTGATGACAACTTATTCATTGGCTTTATTTCTCAACCGTCTATTTAGGAAACTGTTTTCAATATTTGGCATCTGAATTGAAAGTAGATATTGATTGGTTGTGATTAGATTCAAGAGATTCTATTCTGAGTGAATCAAGCTCCTATTACATCTTGGTGtctggttttatttttttaataagattGAATGATGTTCATGTGGAAGGAATTTAAAACCTATTTTCTAATTTTTGCAGAAAGATGTCTTCTTGATATCTTCAAATGCAATGCAGTATAATGCACCAGACACGATTTATTTCCGACAGGTTTGGCCTTGTTCAACTTACATTTCTTACGATTTAGGGAATTGGTATAGGTTCACATAATTACTATTGCATCAGGCACGGTCTATCCAAGAACTTGCGAAAAAGGACTTTGAAAATTTGAGGCAAGACAACACCGGTGATGGTGGAGAGCCCAAACCAAAAGTTGCCAGGAGAGGCAGGCCACCCGGCAGCAAGACCATGAAAAAGTCGATTGACTTGGCTCCAGTTGAACGTCTTGGTCCTCAATATTTCTCAGAAACGACTCTTCCCCCTGGAGGAGAGACTTCGAGCTTGTCCAATAGTTACAATTTGAGAAAAGGACCCGCTTCATACAAGTTTAGGACTGCTGATGCATTAAACAGAGCTCCACATGGATCTCTTGGTGGTGATACTAATGCTAACTGGTTGTCTGAATTGGAGAATGAATTTCCGGGTATGGGATTTAAACTAGGTCTGTTTTATTTTGATTATCTAGGTTATTTAATAAACATGAAGcctaatcttttattttcttgtattgCAGCTTCAGTATTGAGGAGCGTGCTAAGGTATGGAAAGAAACAGTTTCCAGTAGACGAGAACAGACGTGAAACCTATAGGCAGTCTCTGGCTTCAGAACATGAACCATCTGAACTTACTGGTCTCGAAGGGGAGTGGAACCAACTTATGGCGGTACGTATATTGAGTAATTTCTTGTATTGTGCTCTAAATGTGGATACTGGACTGCTAATGTGCTAGATGATGGTATAGAGATTGCAATGAGACTGAAAATAAGATAATGGACTTTAGTATGGAAATTGTAGAATGTACTCGTCTAAATTTCTTCGCTTGGATCTAGTTTTGTAGCTCGATGAATGGCTTTTTTCAACTGCAAACATTCTATGGCCTGACAGTGACTCAGATATTCTTCTTTTCTATCTTTGTCGGATTTATAACATGATTTCTTATTATTATATTATTTCTTCTATATAAACCAGGTAGGTGTAGCTGCGGAGGAGCATGGTTATGCAAGAAGTATGGCTCGATTTGCTGCAAATCTTGGACCTGTTGCTTGGAAGATTGCTTCTAAGCGGATTGGAAGTGTTTTGCCTATTGGAGTTGAGTTTGGTCCTGGATGGGTAGGAGAAAATGAGTCATCAAGGTTGCAGCAGTTTTCATTCCGTCAGGGAGAGGATAAGGTTCAATGCAACCCTGCATCTGATGACCATAAAGACAGACTTCGATGTCAAAGTACATCAGGCCGCCTAAATTATGTTGCAGATAGATATTTGCTGCAAAACGGTGTTAACATGGAAAACTGTAGAGAATTCAATTCCCAAAATGGGTTGG encodes the following:
- the LOC133744464 gene encoding uncharacterized protein LOC133744464 isoform X2, translated to MGEASETTMTIMNNQAPPKKKKGRPSLLDLQKRFLQQQQNPHFLNPSAAARPATRRSTNPNAPPPPSDDDDDDDERAKKKHKLLLGINHQHHNRKPTLSPFNSGPYGSDSNADDDDPDKIGSNHTSQSVLKATDSSSIHGTQVEFGPTTPLPDKKLLVFILDRLQKKDTRGVFSEPVDPEELPDYHEIIENPMDFGTVREKLDRGAYANLEQFEKDVFLISSNAMQYNAPDTIYFRQARSIQELAKKDFENLRQDNTGDGGEPKPKVARRGRPPGSKTMKKSIDLAPVERLGPQYFSETTLPPGGETSSLSNSYNLRKGPASYKFRTADALNRAPHGSLGGDTNANWLSELENEFPASVLRSVLRYGKKQFPVDENRRETYRQSLASEHEPSELTGLEGEWNQLMAVGVAAEEHGYARSMARFAANLGPVAWKIASKRIGSVLPIGVEFGPGWVGENESSRLQQFSFRQGEDKVQCNPASDDHKDRLRCQSTSGRLNYVADRYLLQNGVNMENCREFNSQNGLASLNSGVSGIRPVPPFQNSMIHSGMSSSTNTSVPSHHQMVGMFSERNMNTQSMPIGDIDSNEARSEISSRSRNPLAQAQPQLAYGGETSWQGLSMNNKQVSYSLPPDLNVEFGAPGSPSSLIQIGMPQQPDLALQL
- the LOC133744464 gene encoding uncharacterized protein LOC133744464 isoform X1 — its product is MGEASETTMTIMNNQAPPKKKKGRPSLLDLQKRFLQQQQNPHFLNPSAAARPATRRSTNPNAPPPPSDDDDDDDERAKKKHKLLLGINHQHHNRKPTLSPFNSGPYGSDSNADDDDPDKIGSNHTSQSVLKATDSSSIHGTQVEFGPTTPLPDKKLLVFILDRLQKKDTRGVFSEPVDPEELPDYHEIIENPMDFGTVREKLDRGAYANLEQFEKDVFLISSNAMQYNAPDTIYFRQARSIQELAKKDFENLRQDNTGDGGEPKPKVARRGRPPGSKTMKKSIDLAPVERLGPQYFSETTLPPGGETSSLSNSYNLRKGPASYKFRTADALNRAPHGSLGGDTNANWLSELENEFPASVLRSVLRYGKKQFPVDENRRETYRQSLASEHEPSELTGLEGEWNQLMAVGVAAEEHGYARSMARFAANLGPVAWKIASKRIGSVLPIGVEFGPGWVGENESSRLQQFSFRQGEDKVQCNPASDDHKDRLRCQSTSGRLNYVADRYLLQNGVNMENCREFNSQNGLASLNSGVSGIRPVPPFQNSMIHSGNPGLNSRFMSSVLPQPENVNMPATLTGMSSSTNTSVPSHHQMVGMFSERNMNTQSMPIGDIDSNEARSEISSRSRNPLAQAQPQLAYGGETSWQGLSMNNKQVSYSLPPDLNVEFGAPGSPSSLIQIGMPQQPDLALQL